Genomic window (Gymnogyps californianus isolate 813 chromosome 2, ASM1813914v2, whole genome shotgun sequence):
CAGCAACAGTAAGATGCAGAAAAGatatgatttctttctttctttttttgctcccTGGGAGTAACGAAGGAtgttttccccccttctttccatttcttcaataaaaatgaattaaaacagaaaaaaaaccccacaaaacccccaggaaataaaataccacAGATGCAAGACAGTGAGTCACTGACCAGTGATGCAAGTTCAATCTTCTTTTTTGATGAATACTTAGGCAAAGTGGAACAACTTTGACAGGTAACACTTAAAAGCCCTGACTCCACAGTAAGTCTAGAGATGGTGATTACTGCCTTGTGACCTAGGACGCTTGGTTTCAAGGTCCTATCTCAGATGAGAAGGGGATTTGAAATGTGGTCTCTCACTTCCTGGAGTTTTATCCTGCAGGCTGCTGAAACTAAAGGCAGATAGATATACCTCCTGTCTGACTGGTGTCTGCTATGGATCTCCTGTGCACACGTCCCATTTTAGGGTGGAGGGGTGGGACTGGTGTAAAGTACTGTGAGATCACTTGCGTGGGCAGACACAGGAGGCTGGCAACCAGGAGCTGCTGTCAAGCTCTATGGGTTTCGCATGCCCATTGGGACTGACTGCACTatcaaacaaaatttcattGTATAGGGCCATTACGTACCTACATAGCAGTACAAGGACTGAGCAGCAGATCTGAGGTTTTGAGGGGGGGGGCCTGCATCCTGGGTGGGGTCCTAGGATCTGTGCCTAGGTCTagtttttaataacattttaaaatgttacccAATAGCTTCAACTGGTCCAACTTTTCTAGGTGCTGCTAGGCTTAGTCAAAACTTAAGtatgtttgttcatttttttctaataagtCAGAAGTGTTGAGGAGTGAGCTGTTTTAACAGGCATTGTGGACTGCAACGACAGATGGAGCTGAGGGAGACTTTTGTGCTTCTATGTCTTATAGAACAAAACACACCGGAGTACAGGTCAGTGACACTGCTGTGTGATTTATTTCTCAGGGTTTTGTCTGTAGCAGGAACGTAACTATGTTGtgatttagagaaaaaaaaaatctatttttatttaatttttccacttttcctaGATATCCTAAAATTGTTCAGCTATCATCAGCGAAGAAGTACCTTAGTTACCAGTACTCTGttatttaaatctgaaatatgttaaatatgtgtgctaaacatttttctcttcaatcTGGCCTCCTACAGAAGCACTGCAGCTGGGCAGAACACTCCCAGCTCTGTCAACAGGAGTGTTACCATTCCTTCAGTGGGAACAAGGCCAAGCTCATAAATCCAGGGTGAAgacatttctgtctcttccctctGTTCTTGGTAGTGTTTTTGTTCTTCTCCATCCAACATCATGCTTAGTCACCATCAGCAGGTAGATTGTGTAATATCCGTTCAGAGACAAGTGTACTGAAAACAGTTCCCTAGGTCAAGGTCATAGCTTAGCtcctaaaggaaaaatactgctctAAAAGGGCACCCTCAGTGGGAAGGCTGTTCTGAACTTACAAACATGTTCAGTGTTGCATTTGAAAGCCGGGATGAGAGCAAGGCTCAAGAACTTGTTGCAACTCTGATTCACATTCATCCATGCAGAAAgagggctttttattttacaaaacatgATGCCTTGGGGGTTATCTTCTCATAAGAATCTGGTGTCTGTAGTCCCTAATCTTTTCCACCCTCAGCACCTGCAATCCATACTTAAGGTCACTAATAATCAGAGGCCTCTTTTTTGGAGGTGTTGGACTCTATAGCTCCCTTCAAGTTTTTTTTATACTGTGGTGATATTGCaatataaatatgcataaaGGAACTTTGCACATGAAGAGAGTTGCTAACCAAACAGTAATTTGCCATTGTTGCCACTAGAGGATGAACATTAAACAACATTGAAACTGCATACTACTAGTGCCTCTCTCAAAGCCTATTCTTTTCAAAGTATATGCGTACACTGTAACAGAAAACTAGCTGTATCATTAAACTTAAACATTAAACTCCAGTAGACTTGGGAGTCTACtggagaaacaaatgaaagtgCAAACCCtgtaaacagaagaaatactaggtcttttttcattttgccgCAATGAATATACTTATATGTGAAGTGCAATAATAGCAGTGTAGTTTTGTGTATGTAGTTTCATATTCCCTAACAtcctggcttttaaaaattagataaGCCTTTCTTTGGGAACATCATTCACTAGGAGATAACATGTAGTTTAGTACTATATAGGTCTGGCTGAAGTCCCTTGGTATTCTAACCTATAATTACCAATACTACTGTTGATGTAGAATATCAGACACATTTCAGAAACCCCTGAAGCACCAATTAattctattaatattttctcatgAAAGGCTATCGGAGCAATATTGTGACTTTCGCAAATTCATGAGGACCTAAATTACTGTGAGATAAATGCTGTACagtcttttgtatttctttttaaacattccaGAGAGAGGAAATAGCAGTGGTTTCCAAAATCCTGAAAGCCCTTAGTTTTTTGCATCTGTCTGCCTGATACAGCTTCAGGACTTGCAAAGACCCAGTCAAAGTCAATTCTGTGTTACCACTCTGggcaatttgttttccttcactgaGGAAAGTCTCTGGGATTTTATTGGCACCAGCTAGTTCCATGAATTTGGCAGGGTGGCAGCCTTGTTCCCTGGAAAACTTTCCCAGCATTTACTGTGTTCTGAATCTTAGAAAGTTTTGCGTTGCACTTGGCACAAACTCAAAGTCGTCTTAGATGTTAAGCAGCCATATTCCCTGGATTCTTCTTGCATTTGATGTAGCCCAAAGTAGGGCCTGAGAAGGACTTTCCCAACAACTACATCCCTGGCCTGCTAAGGGCTGGAACTTGGTCCAATTGGCCTTTAATGACCTTTCCACTTGGCCTAGCATTATGGAGGGGGTCAGCCTAAGTAGACAAAGGCACTTAGGGGCACGGTTGGAGAAGACATTAGAGACATTTGAAGACCAAGGAATTGGATGGGCTCAGGCAGGAGCCAAGAGTGACTTCGAGAAGTGattgggagagagaaaaacagacgCAATATCAAGACTTTCTGAGACCAGGATGAGAAGCCTGAATAAGTGGAACAGGCTATCTGGGAAGGTACAAATAAACAAGAGGCAGAACTGGGTCATTTAGATTAAGCATTGGGTCACGTGGCCAGACTAATCTGTGCTTGTCCCAGGGGTAGAGGAGGGTTTTACGCTAACCTTGCACTTGCCTGATCTTAGTTCAGCCCCTGGCACAAATCATAGATGCTGATGAAATGCCTGCAAGCTCAAGGGGAATAGCAACACATCTGCAACTATGCCTATTTTATCTCAAAAGCAGCTTGGGATCTACATCAGCCAGGAGCTCCCTGGTTGCCAGAGGAACCTGTGAAGGCCAGACGAGCAGCCTGGgtaacacacacaaacaaataCCAGGACATTAACTAAACATCAAACCAAGTAAGCGTGCCTTGGCTTGTTGGCTTGTGACCTCAGGGGCAACATCGCCCCACTGCCTGGCTACTACAGGAAGCCAAGTCTGAGGATCAAGGCTGTTCTCCTGAGAAACTCTGAAGAGTTTCACTTCAGGAATTGTTAGCAGAAACATCCTAATTCCTTTTAAATCCCAAGAGAGGTTGTAAAGCCACAACTcaattcttgcattttttagCATAGCACAGCTGCTATTGGTTAGCCTGTCTCATTATGTTGGTTGGGCCatgcttctgcttctctgccatCTTGGACATGAGATAATACAAGTTTCAGTGTGTGAGTAGGAAATGCAAAAGCTTCCCTTGCCTCCATCCTTAATTTGCAGCTTCTTTTGAACAGGACCTCTCCCCTCTGGTGTAATTAGATACCTGGGTACCTAATTATCCCCTTTGGGGTAATTAGGGGTGCCTGGGACAGGCTGCAAAACCAGTATAGCCAAGAAAGTGCATGCACTAGAGCCACACAAGTGCAGGGATACGCGTGTGCATGTGGTAAATCTGTTCTGGATCCCTGCTGCTGACACCCCATGGATCACTTAGAAGTGTTAAACTCTGCCTAAAGATTAAAGTAACAGACAGCAGTAGGAACTAACATAAGCATTATGCTTTTTGCATCACTTCTTGACTGGTGCTTCAGAAAGAGCTGCTGTGAGATAAATTGCCATTTTGCCAATACAGCTGTCAGGGAAGACACCCTTCTTCCCCCCCATGCAGCAGCTCCagagaaaaaccagaaaacccaTACCCCCTCAAAGCACACAGCTGAGCATTAAGGATCTCCAATGCAACAGTGAGCTGCATTTACAATCCAGGGCTGGGGCAAACTCATTTTGAACCAAGACTTCAAAACAAACTCTCATTAATTGGTAATCTCTAGAGGGTGgcctgcctccctccttggTGCCTCTCTCTAGTTCCTCATCTCCCCAGCTAGCAGTAAAAACGTTCCCGATTTCATTAGTTTTGATTACTCTTCAGATGAGGAGATTCTCCTTTGGCTAACCAGGATTACACTCTATGTGGCCACTAGGACTTTGTCACTTAAGGAACATCAGCAGCCCTAGAAGATTTGAATGCTACACAAAAGAGTATGGTCAGGAAGAGCTGTGGCAGGATGAAGAATGATTCTTACACAAAGTTCTCCCTCCCTTCAGCCATTATAAGTTAACATTGGCTCTCATGTAGAGGCACTTCTTGATTTGTACCCGACTCCTCCTAGATTTAAGAGGCAAAAAGaatcacaaaacaaacaaacaaacaaaaccaaaaaagaacattttggaaggaaagaggaagtcTAACAGGCACTATAGTCAAGTGTGTGATTTATTGGAACCAGCTATTCCCACAAGAAGGATGTGATAGCACTAATTCATAGGTAGTTCAATCAAGCTTCTTCAATTGTCAGTTCGTGTTCAGTTGCTTCCTCAATGTTTTTAAGTTGACGAAGCACCcattctctttgtttcttcctctgttatagaaaagaaagtattagTCAACCTAATCCATTCAGATATcacctgctttaaaaaacaaacaacatacACAAAGGCATTATGAACCCAGCTGGATTTTGGCTGaagttttccatttgttttaagCTAAGAAGCCTTTATTCTCAGAGCGGGCAAGTATTCCCAAGTTTCCAACACACCTGTGACCAATATGGTACAGGGGAGAAACCAAATCAGAACAGAACTGATGGCTTCACACTGACATGACAGCCTTCAGAGTCTAACTCTGCTGCCTCCCTATCCTTTCTATGGGCTTTCCACAGGGCCCTTGCCAATAATCAAAGTTCTAGGAAATGGAGTTCTCATGCtccacagaacagaaaaataaagacttgcATAAGGTCTATCAGTCTAAGCTTTCCCCAGGAAACCCTACACTAATCGAGGGACTGTACACAAGACCCTGTTTGCAAAGACTGGCATTCTTTTTATAAAGCACTATGATTGGGATTAAACTAGGAAAGAAGTAGATTATCTGTTTCTCCAGTTTTAGTTAACTTGCCAACATTAAGAAACTTGAGAATTTAAATCACTGATTTCTTCCCATTCTTAAGTTTCTCCTAAAGaaagatgtattaaaaaatgcCCTTTTGAACTAGAGTACACTAGTCATGCAAGCTCACAAGCTGAAGCAAGTACCAGTTTGGAAGACCGCATCCCATCCAGTCTGTGATTAGGAATGATACCACAGAGTCTAGCAGGTTATGACCCAATATATGTTCTCACTGGTAAATTTGTGGAGATGTTCCATAACTAAAATATTCCCACATTACTAGAAAGATCTTTATATTCAACATTGGTAAGAAATTGTATAGCTTAGCTATTTCATAACTAAGGGAAAGCCATTACCACAAGAGCTTtatcaattttcttctttctggtttttactATCGGGAGATCTTTTATCCCTGGTATTCCAGTAACAAGCCATGAAGGTCCACTCTTGGGAGTTACTGCAGCCTCCTCAGATGCTTTGGTGGGAGCTTGAGTTTCCACGTTTGGAACAACCTTGTCGCTTGGCTCTTCATTTGATTCATCAGAGGCCAACACCGTGGAAAGCCTCCTTCTAGAAAATACAGCCTGAGAGCTTTGGCTTATCTCTTTGTTTAATTCTTGTGAGTCAAACACTGTTGAAAGCCTTTTTGGGGATGTATGAGGGATGTATGCTTCAACACGTACTAATGATACTTGAGCTAACGGTCTACTTAGATTTGATTTTGGCACTGGAGATCCATAAACTCTCTTACTGGCATCTTGGTCCTTGGTTGACTGATTTGTCAGATCTGTAAGAGATGGCATTGTTCTTGAAAACATTGAGTCCACTGGAGTGCTGTGTTTCAccattctctttttcagagatCTTTTAACATTCAGGAAAGAATCTTCTTCCTCTGACATCTTGAAGTCAGGTTTATGGccttaagaaaataagaagagaaaattgTGTCATTGCTCACATAGCGAGAGATGCCATGTAAAGTGTTCAGCTGCTGCAAAAACAAATCCAAGATGTTCCTATTTTCATGTCTGCATTCTGTCTTTACATGGAATTTATCCTTTGTATAGATCAGTGTTCTTCAAGGGTTTGGAAGAGTCATGTTGCAAACAGAACATTAGAAGACAGCTTGTCACACATACAACGCTTACTCCTGTCCCAGCCCTATGCATGCGGAGCTCcacatatcttaaaaaaattctagcaTATCTCATTAACTGCAACAGCATTAAGACAATGTTTTCTCCTTCAGAGTATACAAATAATACACTTCCAGGGTTGCAGCTGCTAACACTGAGTAGGTAGATGAAAACTGTTAGATGCCAGAGGGATTACTAAAGTGTAGCAAAAATTCAAGTGCTCTAGAGAGATGTGCGGAGAAGTTCTGGATTCAAGCAAGCATCTCTTAGTCTCATTGCCATTTTGTTgctcttattttcttaaaagggGGTTCACAAACCTCTCATTCCCTCCTGCTTACTTGACATTTGGCTTACTTTTGCTGATCCTAAACTTTGATCCTAAAACAACTATGTTCTGTGCAAGTCTGTTTTCAACTGAATTCACAACATTGGCAAGGTTATTTTTGTTAGTAGCGTTTCCCCTACGCATTTGCCAACCCCCAACAAAAAAGAACTTGACTTCTTACACATGGAGAAGCCTAAGATAAATATACCCAGTTTAAGATATATTTAAGATAAATATCTGAATTAGATGAGCAGTTAAGTACTTCTAGTAACTGTTGAACTCTTTGCTTTCATGAGGCAGTTCAGATATTTCATGCAGGTTGATTGCATGAAGCTCATCAAGGGGGCAATATGTTTTAAGTGCCCATATTCTAAGCCCTATAGATCAAAGGCCTTGccaggggttgggggggggaggggacgggacgggacgggacgggacgggacaaCGAGACTACAATGAAGGGGGGCACAGGAGGACAGGGAGATATGTTTGCTGAAGTAAAAGGCATCAGTTCTCCCTTCCTTGTCAATGTTTTGCAGCTGTGTAGGGTCTGAGTTTAGCAGAGTTTCACATCCACTTTGTGTTTCTAAAGAACAGGAGGCAAGAGGTAGAGCACTGACTCTTCAATACAGCAAAAGTCAGGTgtgttatggtttttttttttcccctccttagAAGGGGGGGTGGGAGAAAACCccattatcatttttatttggatacccatttctcctctccttaGCAGTGCTAGCTCGTCTGACACGTTACAGGCAGCACTCAGTCTATAGAtactgcctttttcctttcctgttcaGCCAGATTGACTTTCCTTAGTCTTTACCATAGAAGCTTCCTGTCAGTAAGCTTGCATGATTAAACTTAGAGAGAGAATAAGAAGTTTGCAGCCACCACCTCCCCACAAGCCCATCCTCAGGTATACGTTTTGATGCCTTCCTCTTACTCATTAAAGCTTAGATagtcaaaagctttttttaattttaagttagtttttaaagaatgttttcaaCCAAAGCTTCTGAGGACAACAACAGAatggttttttctttcacatttttatgtaCTTTAGAGATACATATATACAAGCAACAAACTTTTTTATGCAGTTGTTTTAATAACACCATTATAGataaaggagaggagaaatctAAAAACAACAAATATAAACCATTTAAGAATGTCAGAGTCTACCATGGAGAATGTATCTTGCAGcaactttaagaaaagaaaccatgctTACCAGATCTGCCACGTTCTATCTGAtatcttcctctgcttcttagGTAATCTGGCTTCAGCTGCTACTTCACTTCTTATAGCCCTGCTAGCCTCCCAACATCCTTTGCTGCAGAGACTCCCTAAATCACACATCTAGCATTTTTTAGGAGTTTCAGCAGTGCTGCTAACTGAATAAACTACTAAATAGAAATCTAGGATGAATTAATCATAGGAAAATGGGCTAGCCACCTTATCTATGTGCTATGTTTATTGCTATTTAATCTTTGCTGCTTGCTGCCTATTTCAATCACAAAAATACATCTAGTGTTTAATTGGCTTCACATGGTTGCTTAAGGCACATTGAGGATCTGCCACAAGATGGATGTATGTTGATGGATGGATGTATGTTGATGAAGTGTATATGTTCCcatcctgattttattttcttattgcttCTCTTgctcaaaaaataaatgagaaaacaaatgttaaatCTGCCATGAAAAAGCTCTTCTTTTAGGAAAATGGGTAGTGAGAATAAACTGAAGATTGTTTTACTGCAGTCTGAATTTCAAGTGTTTGCAGCTAATAGCTGTGGAAATGGCAGCATTTTATCTTGAAGCGAGTGGTTTCAAAATATCAGCTCTTAGATGAGAATTGCATTGGTCTGAAATGGTATGGTTCAGGTGGAGGACCGTGATTTTTGtcaacagagaaaagcagctggacTGCACCAGCCCTGCTGAACTGCAAGTCAACTCTGTGGTGGGTGGCAGTAAACAGCTGGTATCACAACACTGTAGAGCAAGCACAGGCGTGAGGGAGCACGTGCACAAATATTGGGGTAGCCCCTTTTGACAAAGTATGACCTGTGGACCTTTAAAATCTAAGCTGATCAAACAGACGTAATTTCAGCGCTTTATGCGAGTCACCTGAGGTTGTAGCATCCATCTAGCACAGACAGAGGGGTGAGGGGTTGATCTTGCCAGGATTTGAACTTGTGGTTCCAGGGAGTCTGGACATTTCAAACCTAATCATAAACCACCCTCTTTTGCCAGATTAATAATTGCACTATGAATAGAGAATTGGAGCTACCAGTTCAATATTTAGGAATAACAGTCTGTCAGTATATGGGGAAAGTTGCTAGGTTTAAATTATGTGCCCCTAAGGAACTGAGAGCTTGAGAAATGGAGGCACTTTACAATCACATGAATTGCATGAGTAAACATCATGGAAATAAATAGTCTGTCCAGGATAAGCTATTT
Coding sequences:
- the CCDC201 gene encoding coiled-coil domain-containing protein 201, with translation MSEEEDSFLNVKRSLKKRMVKHSTPVDSMFSRTMPSLTDLTNQSTKDQDASKRVYGSPVPKSNLSRPLAQVSLVRVEAYIPHTSPKRLSTVFDSQELNKEISQSSQAVFSRRRLSTVLASDESNEEPSDKVVPNVETQAPTKASEEAAVTPKSGPSWLVTGIPGIKDLPIVKTRKKKIDKALVRKKQREWVLRQLKNIEEATEHELTIEEA